Proteins encoded by one window of Luteimonas yindakuii:
- a CDS encoding ArsR/SmtB family transcription factor, whose product MDLESWSARLKILADATRVRLLALLEGEELTVAELSAITRLAQPRVSTHLAKLKEAGLVRDRRAGVSAYYRFDDAPLDPAIRTLWITLRDGSDDPLLRQDAERVAGVLAMRAADQNWADSVAGDMERHYSPGRTWEALARSALPLMETGDVLDIASGDGVLAELLAPHARRYVCVDTSARVVSAAAERLKRYRNVEVREGDMHALPFDEGGFDLVVLMHALTYSDRPAQAVADAARVLRPGGRLLLTTLARHEHRTAVEAYGHVNLGFGERELRRFVEKAGLSLQSLNTVTREKRPPHFEVISLIASKPAPQARSGVSK is encoded by the coding sequence ATGGATCTGGAAAGCTGGTCGGCGCGCCTCAAGATCCTCGCCGACGCCACCCGCGTGCGCCTGTTGGCGCTGCTCGAAGGCGAAGAACTGACCGTCGCCGAGCTGTCGGCGATCACGCGCCTGGCGCAGCCGCGGGTTTCCACCCATCTCGCCAAACTGAAGGAGGCCGGACTGGTGCGCGACCGCCGCGCCGGTGTCTCCGCCTATTACCGCTTCGACGACGCGCCGCTGGACCCGGCCATCCGCACGCTGTGGATCACCCTGCGCGATGGCAGCGATGACCCCCTGCTGCGCCAGGACGCCGAGCGCGTGGCCGGAGTGCTGGCGATGCGCGCAGCGGACCAGAACTGGGCCGATTCCGTGGCCGGCGACATGGAGCGCCATTACTCCCCCGGCCGTACCTGGGAAGCGCTGGCGCGGTCGGCGCTGCCATTGATGGAGACCGGTGACGTGCTCGACATCGCCTCGGGCGATGGCGTGCTGGCGGAACTGCTGGCGCCGCATGCGCGCCGTTATGTGTGCGTGGACACCAGCGCGCGGGTGGTGAGCGCCGCCGCGGAACGACTCAAGCGCTACCGCAACGTGGAGGTCCGCGAAGGCGACATGCATGCGCTGCCGTTCGACGAGGGCGGCTTCGACCTGGTGGTGCTGATGCATGCGCTGACCTATTCCGACCGTCCCGCGCAGGCAGTGGCCGACGCGGCACGGGTGCTGCGCCCCGGCGGGCGACTGCTGCTGACCACCCTCGCCCGCCACGAGCACCGCACCGCGGTGGAGGCCTACGGCCACGTCAATCTCGGCTTCGGCGAGCGCGAGTTGCGCCGCTTCGTGGAAAAGGCCGGCCTGTCGCTGCAGAGCCTCAACACCG
- a CDS encoding acyl-CoA dehydrogenase family protein, with protein MRVEFGFSEEQLMIQDVARRIAQEKIAPSAEGFDRSGEFPLDNIRLLGENGLMGIEVPTEYGGAGMDPVAYVLAMIEIAAGDAAHSTIMSVNNSLFCNGILTHGTEEQKQTYVRAIAEGAEIGAFALTEPQSGSDATAMRCRAVKQDDGSYVINGKKSWITSGPVARYFVLFAVTDPDKGARGITAFLVDGDRAGFHRGKTEPKLGIRASATCEIEFQDYVARAGDVLGEEGQGFKIAMSVLDAGRIGIASQAIGLARAAYEATLEYVKERKAFGQPIGAFQMTQAKIADMKCKLDASLLLTLRAAWLKGQGKRFTTEASVAKLTASEAAMWITHQAVQIHGGMGYSKEMPVERYFRDAKITEIYEGTSEIQRLVIARNETGLR; from the coding sequence GTGCGCGTGGAGTTCGGTTTCAGCGAAGAACAGTTGATGATCCAGGACGTGGCGCGCCGCATCGCGCAGGAAAAGATCGCGCCGTCGGCCGAGGGCTTCGATCGCAGCGGCGAATTCCCGCTCGACAACATCCGCCTGCTCGGCGAGAACGGCCTGATGGGCATCGAGGTGCCGACCGAATACGGCGGCGCGGGCATGGATCCGGTGGCCTATGTGCTGGCGATGATCGAGATCGCCGCCGGCGACGCCGCGCACTCCACCATCATGTCGGTCAACAACTCGCTGTTCTGCAACGGCATCCTGACCCACGGCACCGAGGAGCAGAAGCAGACCTATGTGCGCGCCATCGCCGAAGGTGCCGAGATCGGCGCATTCGCGTTGACCGAGCCGCAGTCCGGTTCCGACGCCACCGCGATGCGTTGCCGCGCCGTGAAGCAGGACGACGGCAGCTACGTGATCAATGGCAAGAAGAGCTGGATCACCTCCGGCCCGGTCGCCAGGTATTTCGTGCTGTTCGCGGTGACCGATCCCGACAAGGGCGCGCGCGGCATCACCGCCTTCCTCGTCGATGGCGACCGCGCCGGTTTCCATCGCGGCAAGACCGAGCCCAAGCTCGGCATCCGTGCGTCGGCCACCTGCGAGATCGAATTCCAGGATTACGTCGCCCGCGCCGGGGACGTGCTGGGCGAGGAAGGACAGGGCTTCAAGATCGCGATGAGCGTGCTCGACGCCGGCCGTATCGGCATCGCATCGCAGGCGATCGGCCTGGCCCGCGCGGCCTACGAGGCCACGCTGGAGTACGTCAAGGAGCGCAAGGCCTTCGGCCAGCCGATCGGCGCGTTCCAGATGACCCAGGCCAAGATCGCCGACATGAAGTGCAAGCTCGACGCCTCGCTGCTGTTGACGCTGCGGGCCGCCTGGCTGAAGGGCCAGGGCAAGCGCTTCACCACCGAGGCTTCGGTGGCCAAGCTCACCGCCTCGGAAGCGGCGATGTGGATCACCCACCAGGCGGTGCAGATCCACGGTGGCATGGGCTACTCCAAGGAGATGCCGGTCGAACGCTATTTCCGCGACGCCAAGATCACCGAGATCTACGAGGGCACCTCGGAAATCCAGCGCCTGGTCATTGCCCGCAACGAAACCGGGCTGCGTTGA